One genomic window of Coffea eugenioides isolate CCC68of chromosome 1, Ceug_1.0, whole genome shotgun sequence includes the following:
- the LOC113770589 gene encoding uncharacterized protein LOC113770589, whose protein sequence is MANTQTLRELAAPELTHQPLCITFPTLAENTAFELKSGLIHLLPSFHGLSGEEPHKHVKEFEVVCSSMKPPGVTKEQIRLRAFPFSLKDAAKDWLYYLPAGSITTWAQLKKKFLEKFFPASRAASLRKEICSIKQYPGESLYDYWERFNKLCTRCPQHQISEQLLIQYFYEGLQSTDRSIIDAASGGALANKTPREAWLLIEAMAENSQQFGFRESNPTRRVNEVESTSIQQQLSELTSVVRQLAVGNVPQVKASGICTNMGHPTDSCPILQENGAEQVNMAGGVPAPHRQYDPYSNTYNPGWRDHPNFSYGNRPQNAFSNRPPGFQQPWQPKPQPSSSNSGSSLEDIVKSLATTTAQLQQETRSLTTNMAQLQQETRALTMSTTQFQQDTKAGMKDMEARISQMATAINRLESHAYGKLPSQPEVNPRNEIEEEGRIRKDPKVTFTSPPTIKSNLPPFPCRLEKTKRAEKEKEILDVFCKVQVNIPLLDAIKQVPKYAKFLKDLCVNKRKLRGDERVMVGENVSAVLQRKLPPKCGDPGGRHEK, encoded by the exons ATGGCCAACACTCAAACATTAAGGGAGCTGGCTGCCCCGGAGCTGACTCACCAGCCCTTATGCATCACATTCCCCACTCTGGCTGAGAATACTGCTTTCGAACTGAAGTCGGGGCTGATTCACCTCTTACCTTCTTTCCATGGTCTCTCTGGTGAAGAACCCCACAAGCACGTTAAGGAGTTCGAGGTGGTTTGCTCTAGTATGAAACCTCCTGGGGTCACTAAAGAGCAAATTAGACTGAGAGCCTTTCCGttctctctcaaggatgcagctaaagattggttgtattacCTACCAGCAGGTAGCATTACCACATGGgcacagttgaaaaagaagtttTTGGAGAAATTCTTCCCTGCATCCCGGGCTGCGAGTTTGAGAAAGGAAATCTGCAGCATTAAACAGTATCCCGGGGAGTCCTTGTATGACTATTGGGAAAGGTTTaacaagttgtgcactagatgcccacagcatcaaattagtgaacaactgttAATCCAATATTTCTATGAAGGACTCCAATCAACTGATAGGAGTATCATCGACGCTGCGAGTGGGGGAGCACTGGCAAATAAGACCCCGAGGGAAGCATGGCTGCTCATTGAAGCTATGGCAGAGAATTCTCAACAGTTTGGCTTCCGTGAGAGTAACCCTACCCGCAGGGTTAATGAGGTGGAGTCGACATCTATTCAGCAACAGTTGTCGGAGCTCACATCCGTTGTTCGACAATTAGCTGTGGGGAATGTGCCCCAAGTAAAGGCCAGTGGAATCTGTACAAATATGGGTCACCCTACTGACTCATGCCCTATATTGCAAGAGAATGGGGCGGAACAAGTGAACATGGccggaggcgtgcccgcgcctCATAGGCAATACGATCCATACTCCAACACGTACAATCCGGGTTGGAGAGATCATCCCAATTTCAGCTATGGAAATAGGCCACAAAATGCATTCTCCAATCGTCCACCAGGATTTCAGCAACCATGGCAACCGAAACCGCAACCCTCATCCTCCAACTCGGGAAGTTCCTTGGAGGATATTGTCAAGAGTCTGGCTACGACTACCGCCCAGCTCCAGCAAGAGACCAGGTCATTGACCACAAATATGGCTCAACTCCAGCAAGAAACTAGAGCCTTAACCATGAGCACCACTCAGTTCCAGCAGGACACAAAAGCAGGCATGAAGGATATGGAGGCTCGAATAAGCCAAATGGCAACTGCTATCAATCGCTTGGAGTCCCACGCTTATGGAAAGTTACCCTCACAACCTGAAGTAAATCCCaggaat gaaattgaagaggaagggcGTATTCGCAAGGATCCTAAGGTAACCTTCACTTCTCCGCCCACTATTAAATCTAACTTACCtccttttccttgcaggttggaaaagacaaagagggcagagaaggaaaaagaaatcctgGATGTGTTCTGcaaagttcaagtaaacatcCCCTTATTGGACGCGATCAAGCAGGTACCCAAGTAcgcaaagttcttgaaagacttgtgcgttaacaaaagaaagctaaggggTGATGAAAGAGTGATGGTGGGAGAGAATGTATCAGCTGTActtcaaaggaaactcccacccaaatgcggagatccag GTGGTAGGCATGAAAAATGA
- the LOC113770599 gene encoding probable leucine-rich repeat receptor-like protein kinase At1g35710 has translation MGGSTHFSVFLLLAIILLCSSSKTVNATCYASEKQALMDFKKDLKDPFGRLSSWIHDVDCCKWEGVVCSNRSGRVIQLLLQSPVREIHVIYDVVSAHPKSSLSGKISHSLQNLTHLRYLDLSLNNFSGIPIPSFFGSLRSLRYLNLSGAGFQGMVPYQLGNLSSLRTLSIGGYPVDLQVDNLQWLAGLSNLEHLDMGGVDLSLASNWLEEINTIPSLVEIHLFSCQLDLISHYNGGRDTFVSLFHANFSSLTVLDLSQNFLGPVVPRWIFGLTALASLDLSWNSFEGPLSRDLWNLTSLKLLDLSRNYLNGSLPDELIHLNNLISLNLGGNQFEGSLDGIWNWSSLASLDLSDNNFATFLPSQLSTLTALISLDLGYNQFRGSIPSSIANISNLQRLDLYDNNISSSLPSEVFTSKDLITLDAGSNHLNGPIPSAVGNCTKLEILLLHHNALSGSIPSNLGRCTQLKELWLNDNALSGSIPSNLGRCTQLEHLSLNDNALSGSIPSNLGKLSSLEFWDVSHNKLTGTLPESLGQLSKLEELHIDDNSMEGIVSESHFDNLTALTKFDASGNSLTLRVSASWTPRVQFETLELSSWKLGPQFPTWIRSQKILWDLNLSFAGISDNIPPWLFNSSLDTVDLSHNQLHGGISHILCEVKNENQVLRYLDLRENFLSGEIPDCWMNYPFMYHIDLNSNNFTGSIPRSLFHLEGLDYLGLGNNSLTGPITFDFE, from the exons ATGGGTGGATCAACCCATTTCTCTGTTTTCTTACTCCTCGCAATAATTTTACTCTGTTCTTCCAGCAAAACTGTAAATGCAACTTGCTATGCAAGTGAGAAACAAGCTCTTATGGACTTCAAGAAAGACTTGAAAGATCCCTTTGGTAGACTCTCGTCTTGGATTCACGACGTTGATTGCTGCAAATGGGAAGGAGTTGTTTGTAGCAACCGAAGTGGCCGCGTGATTCAACTTCTCCTTCAGAGTCCTGTTCGTGAAATTCATGTCATTTATGATGTGGTGTCTGCTCATCCTAAATCATCATTAAGCGGTAAAATCAGTCATTCGTTACAAAATTTGACTCACTTGCGTTACCTTGATCTAAGTCTAAATAATTTCAGTGGAATTCCAATTCCCAGTTTTTTTGGGTCTCTCAGAAGTCTAAGGTACCTGAATTTATCTGGAGCTGGATTTCAAGGAATGGTTCCCTATCAGCTTGGAAACCTGTCAAGTTTACGCACTTTAAGCATAGGAGGCTATCCGGTCGATCTTCAAGTTGATAACCTACAATGGTTGGCTGGTCTCTCTAATCTGGAGCACCTAGACATGGGTGGCGTGGACCTTAGTCTAGCGTCTAATTGGCTAGAGGAGATTAACACGATCCCTTCTTTGGTAGAGATACATTTGTTCTCTTGTCAgcttgatttaatttctcattATAATGGTGGCAGAGATACATTTGTCTCACTCTTCCATGCCAACTTTTCTTCTCTTACTGTCCTAGatctttctcaaaattttcttggACCCGTCGTCCCTAGATGGATATTCGGTCTTACTGCCCTTGCTTCCCTTGATTTAAGTTGGAACTCATTTGAAGGTCCATTGTCCAGAGATCTTTGGAACTTGACTTCCCTCAAGCTCTTGGATCTTTCTAGAAACTATCTAAATGGTTCACTACCAGATGAGCTTATTCATCTTAACAATCTCATTTCTCTGAACCTTGGGGGGAATCAATTCGAAGGCTCCTTGGATGGAATTTGGAATTGGAGTTCCCTTGCGTCTTTGGATCTATCAGACAATAACTTCGCTACCTTCCTCCCAAGCCAATTATCCACTTTAACTGCCCTAATTTCACTTGATCTTGGCTACAATCAGTTTCGAGGTTCTATCCCAAGCTCTATTGCCAACATTTCCAACCTTCAACGTCTTGATCTATATGATAACAACATTAGCTCCTCTTTACCAAGTGAAGTATTCACATCGAAGGACTTGATTACACTTGATGCGGGTAGTAATCACTTGAATGGTCCAATTCCAAGCGCAGTTGGCAACTGTACCAAGCTAGAAATCCTTTTGCTACATCATAATGCTCTGTCTGGTTCAATCCCATCAAATTTAGGAAGATGTACCCAGCTCAAAGAACTTTGGCTAAATGATAATGCTCTATCTGGCTCAATTCCATCAAATTTAGGAAGATGTACCCAGCTCGAACACCTTTCGCTAAATGATAATGCTCTATCTGGTTCAATTCCATCAAATTTAGGAAAACTGTCATCCTTGGAGTTCTGGGATGTATCTCACAACAAACTCACTGGAACTCTTCCTGAAAGTCTTGGGCAGCTTTCCAAACTTGAAGAGCTTCATATTGACGACAATTCAATGGAAGGCATTGTGAGCGAGAGTCACTTCGACAATCTGACAGCTTTAACGAAGTTTGATGCATCTGGAAACTCCTTGACCTTAAGAGTAAGTGCAAGTTGGACTCCTCGTGTCCAATTTGAAACACTTGAATTGAGTTCATGGAAGCTGGGTCCCCAATTTCCTACATGGATCCGATCACAAAAAATCCTTTGGGATTTGAACTTGTCCTTCGCAGGAATTTCAGATAACATTCCACCTTGGTTATTCAACTCATCATTGGATACCGTAGACCTTTCTCACAATCAACTCCATG GAGGCATCTCTCACATTTTGTGTGAAGTGAAGAATGAAAATCAAGTTCTTCGATATCTGGATCTTCGGGAGAATTTTCTATCAGGAGAAATTCCTGACTGTTGGATGAATTACCCATTCATGTATCACATCGACCTCAACAGCAATAACTTCACTGGAAGCATTCCAAGGTCATTGTTTCATTTGGAAGGTCTGGACTATTTAGGCTTGGGTAATAACAGTCTCACTGGTCCGATAACCTTTGACTTTGAATAA